A part of Synchiropus splendidus isolate RoL2022-P1 chromosome 19, RoL_Sspl_1.0, whole genome shotgun sequence genomic DNA contains:
- the atf7ip2 gene encoding activating transcription factor 7-interacting protein 2 gives MEGLNLHQSPGSNIRVSQSQLQSLVQQEVQLAMNSSQTKKQRLSEVVKKLECDFDYGRRIKKLESRVNMLSRRVDVAIAAMLKKEKKSAPQSDSEDVVWIGPISGKDPAQSQIDDKSLISKDLINGVFQAMEVTKESLKRMREENGALVGDAQVEQPNLKCTPSVKGTQKEIKVEMDMQLITPKTEPEESQLDLHDSKSINTLQKDECLYPPLPDIPFPSVFSAEAISYSIPQKVSVHLALIKQPARLSVLWKVDEVVPEAPPMDSYRILMTMEKVKGSGIFWDWKVLHEVKAITLPMCVLIAKYKPGHKVCVAVVGKDVFGRFGPYSEVMNAVIPESN, from the exons ATGGAGGGGTTAAATCTCCACCAGTCGCCTGGTAGCAACATAAGAGTCTCTCAGTCGCAG CTGCAGTCACTTGTCCAACAAGAGGTCCAGCTTGCGATGAACAGCAGTCAAACTAAGAAGCAACGTTTATCCGAAGTAGTGAAAAAATTGGAATGTGATTTTGACTATGGCAGACGAATCAAAAAACTGGAG agtcGCGTTAATATGCTGTCAAGAAGAGTGGACGTCGCAATTGCAGCCATgctaaaaaaagagaaaaag AGTGCACCACAGTCTGACAGTGAAGATGTTGTCTGGATTGG ACCCATCAGTGGCAAAGATCCTGCACAATCACAGA ttgATGACAAAAGCTTAATCAGCAAGGACTTGATCAATGGGGTCTTTCAAGCAATG GAAGTCACCAAAGAATCGTTGAAAAGGATGCGGGAAGAAAATGGAG CTTTGGTGGGAGACGCACAAGTG GAGCAACCGAACCTCAAGTGCACTCCCTCAGTGAAAGGAACGCAGAAAGAAATCAAGGTTGAGATGGACATGCAGCTGATAACGCCCAAGACTGAGCCGGAAGAATCGCAGTTGGATCTCCATGACTCCAAGTCTATAAACACTCTGCAG AAGGATGAATGTCTTTACCCTCCACTTCCCGACATACCGTTCCCCTCCGTCTTCAGCGCAGAGGCCATTTCTTACAGCATTCCGCAGAAAGTGAGCGTCCATCTCGCCTTGATCAAGCAGCCTGCTCGGCTCTCCGTTCTATGGAAGGTGGATGAGGTTGTGCCTGAAGCTCCCCCGATGGACTCTTACAG GATTCTCATGACAATGGAAAAGGTCAAGGGCTCCGGCATCTTTTGGGACTGGAAGGTTCTTCACGAAGTGAAGGCAATCACCCTTCCAATGTGTGTGCTGATTGCCAAGTACAAACCCGGGCACAAGGTGTGTGTCGCTGTGGTGGGCAAAGACGTATTTGGACGTTTTGGACCTTACAGCGAAGTGATGAATGCAGTCATTCCTGAGTCGaattga
- the emp2 gene encoding epithelial membrane protein 2 produces MLIILAFILLFHLASAVLLLVATIHNAWWVVSATGREPIFSDLWYSCNSTCYPISNSHTADAAYLQAVQATMILATILCVISFFVFILQLFRIKQGERFIFTAIIQLFASLCVMVGASIYTAENKSFHLPSLQEGSYGSSYILAWVSFPMTFISGLMYLVLRKRK; encoded by the exons ATGCTGATCATCCTcgccttcatcctcctcttccacctggCTTCTGCTGTCCTTCTCTTGGTCGCCACGATCCATAAT GCCTGGTGGGTGGTGTCAGCGACTGGACGAGAACCAATCTTCTCTGACCTGTGGTACTCCTGTAACTCCACCTGCTACCCAATTTCAAACAGTCACACTGCTGATGCTG CCTATCTACAGGCGGTTCAGGCGACAATGATTCTCGCCACTATTCTATGTGTCATCAGCTTCTTCGTCTTCATCCTGCAGCTTTTCAGAATTAAACAGGGAGAAAGATTCATTTTCACCGCCATCATCCAACTGTTTGCCT CTCTCTGCGTGATGGTTGGTGCCTCCATCTACACGGCGGAGAACAAGTCCTTCCACCTCCCCAGTCTCCAAGAAGGTTCTTATGGATCCTCTTACATCCTGGCCTGGGTCAGCTTCCCTATGACCTTCATCAGTGGCCTCATGTACCTGGTGCTGCGGAAACGCAAATAA
- the nubp1 gene encoding cytosolic Fe-S cluster assembly factor nubp1 encodes MGDVPDNAPDHCPGTQSDQAGKSAPCQGCPNQKLCASGATKTPDPAIAEIGVKLSKVKHKILVLSGKGGVGKSTFSAHLAHALASDASKEIALLDVDICGPSIPRIMGLEGEQVHQSGSGWSPVYVEDNLAVMSIGFLLSSPDDAVIWRGPKKNGMIKQFLRDVDWGELDYLIVDTPPGTSDEHLSIVQYLSATNVDGAIIITTPQEVSLQDVRKEIRFCQKVKLPIIGVVENMSGFVCPKCQNPSQIFPPTTGGAENMCADLSLPLLGKVPLDPRIARSCDEGTSFLNKVPDSPATKVYLKIVQSIQDYCSNHLQEIQSIS; translated from the exons ATGGGGGACGTCCCAGACAACGCACCTGATC ACTGCCCGGGTACACAGAGTGACCAGGCTGGAAAGTCCGCACCATGTCAAGGTTGTCCAAACCAAAAGCTTTGTGCTTCTGGAGCCACGAAGACACCAGACCCTG CCATTGCAGAGATTGGGgtgaagttgtctaaagtgaaGCACAAGATCCTTGTCTTATCAGGAAAAGGAGGTGTAGGGAAGAGTACGTTCAGTGCTCATCTGGCTCATGCTTTAGCAAGCGATGCATCGAAGGAG ATTGCTCTGCTGGATGTAGACATCTGTGGTCCATCAATTCCACGGATCATGGGCTTGGAGGGTGAACAA GTACATCAAAGTGGTTCTGGTTGGTCTCCTGTG TACGTGGAGGACAACCTTGCTGTCATGTCAATTGGATTCCTGCTCAGCAGTCCTGATGACGCTGTCATATGGAGAGGGCCAAAAAAGAATG GAATGATCAAGCAGTTCCTGAGGGACGTAGACTGGGGAGAACTGGACTACCTGATTGTGGACACTCCTCCTGGCACTTCCGATGAGCACCTCTCTATTGTCCAGTACCTGAGTGCCACTAATGTTGATGGTGCTATCATCATCACCACTCCGCAG GAAGTGTCCCTGCAGGACGTGAGGAAAGAGATACGCTTCTGCCAAAAGGTCAAGCTACCAATTATCGGCGTGGTGGAGAATATGAGCGGCTTTGTGTGTCCTAAATGCCAG AACCCGTCACAGATCTTTCCTCCAACCACTGGCGGTGCTGAGAATATGTGCGCAGACCTAAGTCTGCCCCTGCTGGGTAAAGTACCGCTTGACCCCAGGATTGCACGGAGCTGTGACGAAGGCACATCTTTCCTCAACAAAGTGCCTGACTCTCCTGCTACCAAAGTCTATTTGAAGATTGTGCAGA GTATCCAGGACTATTGTTCCAACCATCTTCAAGAAATCCAAAGCATCAGTTGA